In a single window of the Streptomyces cinnabarinus genome:
- a CDS encoding RNA polymerase sigma-70 factor, with the protein MTRTDDFEELRPLLFAIAYRILGSVSEAEDAVQETWLRWEAVATRPASTKAYLSAVVTRISIDVLRSARVRREQYVGPWFPEPLLNDPYEDPERSAELADSLSMAALVLLERLSPLERAVFVLRDVFGFGFPEIASAVDRSESACRQLAVRARRHMDAGRPRFEADRKEREELAERFFDAFREGDVDGLRELLAGDVQMVGDGGGKAPQWARAIAGAEHVSRLLVALAHPFVQIGVGAEPHEINGQPGVIFRDRDGKVINIMALDIADGRIQTIRSVINPEKLTHLGPVADAWAVMREANRARREGAESGR; encoded by the coding sequence GTGACCCGTACCGACGATTTCGAGGAACTGCGGCCCCTGCTGTTCGCCATCGCCTACCGGATCCTCGGCAGCGTCAGTGAGGCGGAGGACGCGGTGCAGGAGACCTGGCTGCGCTGGGAGGCGGTGGCGACCCGGCCCGCGTCGACCAAGGCGTATCTGTCGGCGGTGGTCACCCGGATCTCTATCGACGTCCTGCGTTCGGCGCGGGTCCGCCGGGAGCAGTACGTCGGCCCCTGGTTCCCCGAGCCCCTGCTGAACGACCCCTACGAGGACCCGGAGCGCTCGGCGGAGCTGGCGGACTCGCTGTCGATGGCGGCGCTGGTCCTGCTGGAGCGGCTGTCCCCGCTGGAGCGGGCGGTGTTCGTGCTGCGGGACGTGTTCGGCTTCGGCTTCCCGGAGATCGCCTCGGCGGTGGACCGCTCGGAGTCGGCCTGCCGTCAGCTGGCGGTACGGGCGCGGCGGCACATGGACGCGGGGCGGCCCCGTTTCGAGGCGGACCGCAAGGAGCGCGAGGAGCTGGCGGAGCGGTTCTTCGACGCGTTCCGGGAGGGGGACGTCGACGGGCTGCGGGAGCTGCTGGCCGGGGACGTCCAGATGGTCGGCGACGGCGGCGGGAAGGCCCCGCAGTGGGCGCGGGCCATCGCGGGCGCCGAGCATGTGTCCCGGCTGCTGGTGGCGCTGGCGCACCCCTTCGTCCAGATCGGCGTGGGCGCCGAGCCGCACGAGATCAACGGCCAGCCGGGTGTGATCTTCCGGGACCGCGACGGCAAGGTCATCAACATCATGGCGCTCGACATCGCGGACGGCCGGATCCAGACCATCCGCTCGGTGATCAACCCCGAGAAGCTGACCCACCTGGGCCCGGTGGCGGACGCCTGGGCGGTGATGCGGGAGGCGAACCGGGCGCGGCGGGAGGGGGCGGAGTCCGGAAGGTGA
- a CDS encoding NAD-dependent epimerase/dehydratase family protein: protein MRVFVAGGAGMLGRRLVPRLVARGHEVTATTTGAGKVALLERLGARAVVMDGLDAMSVGEAVGTARPDAIVHQMTAIRGKPDIRHMDRWFAVTNRLRTEGTDHLLAAAEATGVRHVVAQSYGGWNGIQEGGWIKTEDDPTDPMTGTAAEPVMTAIRHVEDAVTKAGGVALRYGAFYGDGALDSQIALLRKRQFPLVGQGTGYCSWIHLDDAASATVLALEQRATGVYDIVDDEPAPAAQWLPYLADCVDAKPPMRVPVWLARLLAGEVAVAMMTRGRGFSNAKAKRELGWEPRYPSWREGFRKEESSA from the coding sequence ATGCGGGTCTTCGTGGCGGGTGGAGCCGGGATGCTGGGCCGTCGGCTGGTGCCGCGTCTTGTGGCCCGTGGGCACGAGGTGACGGCGACCACGACCGGCGCGGGCAAGGTCGCGCTGCTGGAGCGGCTCGGCGCGCGGGCGGTCGTGATGGACGGGCTGGACGCGATGTCGGTCGGCGAGGCGGTGGGCACGGCCCGGCCGGACGCGATCGTGCACCAGATGACCGCCATCCGCGGCAAGCCCGACATCCGGCACATGGACCGCTGGTTCGCCGTCACCAACCGCCTGCGCACCGAGGGCACCGACCATCTGCTGGCCGCCGCCGAGGCGACCGGCGTCCGGCATGTCGTCGCGCAGAGCTACGGCGGCTGGAACGGGATCCAGGAAGGCGGCTGGATCAAGACCGAGGACGATCCGACGGACCCCATGACGGGCACGGCCGCCGAGCCGGTCATGACGGCGATCCGGCACGTCGAGGACGCCGTCACCAAGGCGGGCGGCGTGGCACTGCGCTACGGCGCGTTCTACGGCGACGGCGCCCTCGACAGCCAGATCGCGCTGCTCCGGAAACGGCAGTTCCCGCTGGTCGGACAGGGCACCGGGTACTGCTCGTGGATCCACCTCGACGACGCGGCGAGCGCTACGGTGCTGGCGCTGGAGCAGCGGGCGACGGGCGTGTACGACATCGTCGACGACGAACCCGCCCCGGCCGCCCAGTGGCTGCCGTACCTGGCGGACTGCGTGGACGCGAAGCCGCCGATGCGGGTGCCGGTGTGGCTGGCGCGGCTGCTGGCGGGGGAGGTCGCGGTGGCGATGATGACGCGGGGGCGCGGTTTCTCCAACGCGAAGGCGAAGCGGGAGCTGGGCTGGGAGCCGCGGTACCCGTCGTGGCGTGAAGGGTTCAGGAAAGAGGAGTCCTCGGCGTGA
- a CDS encoding winged helix-turn-helix transcriptional regulator — MTRSRAHDPNVCGVTAAIAVIDGKWKTGVLWLLESGPQRPGELRRKLPGLSEKVLTQALREMVEDGLVHREVHDVLPLKTVYSLTDFGRELSGLLGPLSDWGHRRLERLAAS, encoded by the coding sequence ATGACGCGCAGCCGTGCTCATGATCCGAACGTCTGTGGAGTGACCGCCGCCATCGCGGTGATCGACGGCAAGTGGAAGACGGGCGTGTTGTGGCTGCTGGAATCAGGCCCGCAGCGCCCCGGTGAACTGCGGCGCAAACTGCCCGGGCTCAGCGAGAAGGTGCTGACGCAGGCGTTGCGCGAGATGGTGGAGGACGGTCTGGTGCACCGGGAGGTGCATGACGTGCTCCCGCTGAAGACGGTCTACTCGCTGACCGACTTCGGCCGTGAACTCTCCGGACTCCTCGGCCCCCTCTCCGACTGGGGTCACCGCCGACTGGAGCGGCTGGCGGCTTCCTGA
- a CDS encoding NAD(P)-dependent oxidoreductase: MSTYDQSAVTESVAESAVTVIGLGPMGRALAGAFVAAGVRTTVWNRTPGRDRDLVAAGAISAATAAEAVAASPLTVVCVVNYDASDAILRQDEVTAALKGRTVVNLTADIPDRSRSTSEWADAHGISYLDGAIMTPTPSIGTPDAVFILSGPKDLYDRHHHTLAVLGGSHTHLGEDIGRAAAYDVALLDIFWTTMAGYAHALAVARAEGITGRELAPFAGGIAAILPDLFTEFATDLDEATYSGELNPITSAVSTMSHVVHASESHGIDASLMRLIEGYARRVVAQGHGTGGFIRVADLLTGRPK; encoded by the coding sequence ATGTCCACGTACGACCAGTCTGCCGTCACCGAATCCGTCGCCGAGTCCGCCGTCACGGTCATCGGCCTCGGACCGATGGGCCGCGCGCTGGCCGGGGCCTTCGTGGCGGCGGGAGTACGGACCACGGTGTGGAACCGTACGCCGGGCCGCGACCGTGACCTGGTCGCCGCCGGCGCGATCAGCGCGGCCACGGCGGCGGAGGCGGTCGCGGCGAGCCCGCTGACCGTGGTCTGCGTCGTGAACTACGACGCCTCCGACGCGATCCTGCGCCAGGACGAGGTCACCGCCGCGCTGAAGGGCCGTACCGTCGTCAACCTCACCGCCGACATCCCGGACCGCTCGCGGTCCACCTCGGAGTGGGCGGACGCGCACGGGATCTCCTACCTCGACGGCGCGATCATGACCCCGACGCCGAGCATCGGCACGCCGGACGCGGTGTTCATCCTGAGCGGCCCGAAGGACCTCTACGACCGGCACCACCACACGCTCGCCGTCCTGGGCGGCAGCCACACCCACCTCGGCGAGGACATCGGCCGGGCCGCCGCCTACGACGTCGCCCTGCTCGACATCTTCTGGACGACGATGGCGGGCTACGCGCACGCCCTCGCGGTGGCCCGCGCCGAGGGCATCACGGGCCGTGAGCTGGCCCCCTTCGCCGGAGGCATCGCCGCGATCCTGCCGGACCTCTTCACGGAGTTCGCCACGGACCTGGACGAGGCCACGTACTCCGGCGAGCTCAACCCCATCACCTCCGCCGTCTCCACCATGAGCCACGTCGTCCACGCCTCCGAGTCCCACGGCATCGACGCGAGCCTGATGCGCCTGATCGAGGGCTACGCCCGCCGGGTGGTGGCCCAGGGCCACGGCACGGGCGGCTTCATCCGGGTGGCCGACCTGCTGACCGGCCGGCCCAAGTAG
- a CDS encoding HelD family protein: MTADDPALRDLLRTERAHHDRCRAALDAMVTGADEQVVVGADVSASGADAEVLGYRLRSRAKAMRELPEGPLFFGRLDFRGGEHAGAHAGESYHVGRLRITEDPAAPPLVVDWRAPVSRAFYQASARAPQGVAVRRRFGWAPGSRGASADLTGLEDERLERGESQVSEIVTREIERPRVGPMRDIAATIQPEQDDLVRAGLTVSVCVQGAPGTGKTAVGLHRAAYLLYTHPQRVQRSGLLILGPNRTFLAYISEVLPALGETGVRQSTLLEEIARGPATGADPERAAVVKHDVRMAEVLRRALYARVVEGAGELVVPDGSYRWRVGEDELAGIVREVRAEEPLYGVGRERVRTRIVAALRRRAERRAGPRPNAWARRMAGARGAGPYVDAVWPRVWPEEVLAELLTRQEVLARAAGELLDADEQRAILWTRPPRSWKSARWSPADLVLLDELSGLMEHPRGYGHVVVDEAQDLSAMECRAIARRAPFGSLTVLGDLAQGTTPWAARSWRPLLTHLGRPDATLVPLTTGFRMPAAVAELANRLLPHLDVDVPAARSLRADGELTLHRTHPVEMAETVAKAVRHALTQEGAIGVIAADADVPRLRDALPGDPRVTLTPAGLCKGLEYDHVIVVEPSTIAESEERGLHRLYVALTRAVSRLDVVHTRGLPF, encoded by the coding sequence ATGACGGCCGACGACCCTGCCCTGCGCGATCTTCTGCGCACCGAACGAGCCCACCACGACCGCTGCCGTGCCGCCCTCGACGCGATGGTCACCGGCGCCGATGAACAGGTCGTCGTCGGTGCGGACGTCTCCGCCTCCGGGGCCGACGCCGAGGTCCTCGGGTACCGGCTGCGCAGTCGGGCCAAGGCGATGCGGGAACTGCCCGAGGGGCCGCTGTTCTTCGGGCGGCTGGACTTTCGCGGGGGAGAACACGCCGGTGCGCATGCCGGTGAGAGCTACCACGTCGGCCGGCTGCGGATCACCGAGGACCCGGCCGCCCCGCCGCTCGTCGTGGACTGGCGGGCGCCCGTCTCCCGGGCCTTCTACCAGGCGAGCGCCCGCGCACCCCAAGGCGTGGCCGTGCGGCGGCGGTTCGGGTGGGCGCCCGGCAGCCGGGGGGCCTCCGCCGACCTCACCGGACTGGAGGACGAGCGTCTGGAGCGGGGCGAGTCGCAGGTCAGCGAGATCGTCACGCGGGAGATAGAACGGCCGCGGGTCGGGCCCATGCGGGACATCGCCGCGACCATCCAGCCCGAGCAGGACGACCTGGTCCGCGCCGGTCTCACCGTCTCGGTCTGTGTGCAGGGCGCCCCGGGCACCGGCAAGACGGCGGTGGGGCTGCACCGGGCCGCGTATCTCCTCTACACCCACCCCCAGCGCGTCCAGCGCTCCGGGCTGCTGATCCTCGGCCCCAACCGGACCTTCCTCGCCTACATCTCCGAGGTGCTGCCCGCGCTCGGCGAGACGGGTGTCCGCCAGTCGACCCTGCTGGAGGAGATCGCGCGGGGTCCCGCCACGGGCGCCGACCCGGAGCGGGCGGCCGTCGTCAAGCACGACGTCCGGATGGCGGAGGTGCTGCGGCGGGCCCTGTACGCGCGTGTGGTGGAGGGCGCGGGGGAGCTGGTCGTGCCGGACGGTTCGTACCGCTGGCGGGTCGGCGAGGACGAACTCGCGGGGATCGTCCGGGAGGTGCGCGCCGAGGAACCGCTGTACGGGGTCGGCCGGGAGCGGGTGCGCACCCGGATCGTGGCGGCACTGCGGCGGCGGGCCGAGCGGCGGGCCGGGCCGCGGCCGAACGCCTGGGCGCGCCGGATGGCGGGGGCGCGGGGCGCGGGTCCGTACGTCGACGCGGTGTGGCCGAGGGTGTGGCCGGAGGAGGTGCTGGCCGAACTGCTCACGCGGCAGGAGGTGTTGGCGCGGGCGGCCGGTGAACTGCTGGACGCCGACGAGCAGCGGGCGATCCTGTGGACCCGGCCGCCGCGCTCCTGGAAGTCGGCGCGCTGGTCCCCGGCCGACCTGGTCCTCCTCGACGAGCTGTCCGGCCTGATGGAACACCCACGGGGCTACGGCCATGTCGTCGTCGACGAGGCCCAGGACCTCTCCGCCATGGAGTGCCGGGCGATCGCCCGCCGGGCGCCCTTCGGCTCGCTCACGGTGCTGGGCGACCTGGCGCAGGGAACGACACCGTGGGCGGCCCGCTCGTGGCGCCCCCTGCTCACCCACCTGGGCAGGCCGGACGCCACCCTGGTCCCCCTGACCACGGGTTTCCGTATGCCCGCGGCCGTGGCGGAACTCGCGAACCGCCTCCTCCCGCACCTCGACGTGGACGTGCCCGCGGCGCGTTCCCTGCGCGCGGACGGCGAACTGACCCTGCACCGGACCCACCCGGTCGAGATGGCGGAAACGGTCGCGAAGGCGGTACGGCACGCACTCACCCAGGAGGGCGCCATCGGCGTGATCGCCGCCGACGCGGACGTCCCGCGCCTGCGCGACGCCCTCCCCGGCGACCCCCGCGTCACCCTGACCCCGGCCGGTCTCTGCAAGGGTCTGGAGTACGACCACGTGATCGTCGTCGAGCCCAGCACCATCGCGGAGTCGGAGGAACGGGGCCTGCACCGCCTCTACGTGGCCCTGACGCGGGCGGTGTCACGACTCGACGTGGTGCATACGCGGGGGTTGCCGTTCTGA
- a CDS encoding TetR/AcrR family transcriptional regulator: MSETGLRERKRRRMYEAVSEVAIRLFLEKGFDAVSVAEVAAAAEISKPTLFRYFPAKEDLVLYRISDHEDESARVVREAEAVGGSPVEALLRHFLAGLDRCDPVTGLNDHPQVLAFHSLLYGTPALVARAYTHQQRSETALAEALGGDLDARLAAGQIMAVQRILALENWRRISEGERVEDVRGDAVAAAQRAFGRLVPQLG; the protein is encoded by the coding sequence ATGAGTGAGACCGGGTTGCGGGAGCGGAAGCGGCGGCGGATGTACGAGGCCGTTTCGGAGGTGGCGATCCGGCTCTTTCTGGAGAAGGGGTTCGACGCGGTGTCGGTGGCCGAGGTGGCGGCCGCGGCGGAGATCTCCAAGCCGACGCTCTTCCGGTACTTCCCGGCCAAGGAGGATCTGGTGCTGTATCGGATCTCCGACCATGAGGACGAGTCGGCTCGGGTGGTCAGGGAGGCGGAGGCGGTCGGGGGGTCGCCCGTGGAGGCGTTGCTGCGGCATTTCCTGGCGGGACTTGATCGGTGCGATCCCGTCACCGGGCTCAACGACCACCCCCAGGTGCTCGCCTTCCACTCCCTGCTCTACGGCACTCCGGCCCTGGTCGCCCGCGCGTACACGCATCAGCAGCGGTCCGAGACCGCCCTCGCCGAGGCGCTCGGCGGCGATCTGGACGCGCGGCTGGCCGCCGGGCAGATCATGGCCGTCCAGCGGATCCTCGCGCTGGAGAACTGGCGGCGGATCTCGGAGGGGGAGCGGGTGGAGGACGTGCGGGGGGACGCGGTGGCGGCGGCTCAGCGGGCGTTCGGGCGGTTGGTGCCCCAGCTGGGTTGA
- a CDS encoding phosphotransferase family protein codes for MGAPPLPGPFPGERPASAAVRAFVAQAARRGRATSGHHNRNYVLPLTTDMARRLGREPGTQVTVRMRRPGALPVVVRTWPVEAEILAAVGKQLPHVPQCLAKGPDFAVHSYVEGTTLARVCADGKPLDTLLVKALAEVFAGMAQVRREALPRLPAAWPRNDKDSQGFLRTLAHLADRQVRQPNWREFGGLFAALGIPEDAMARLADRVPAMARRPYALLHTDLHRENLILPFEAEPPLFCVDWELASYGDPLHDLATHLVRMRYPEHQWDEVIGAWAEAMRQARPGAVNGLRRDLDHYLDFERAQSVYPDVMRAAASLRDRTDDESLAEATARVCRALEAAARPLGLGNLPGEPEIGRILFRWREARDASRRPQARIRDWDPERRVPEHPRFPSAAVFEALHAEGAAPAGRVFKGTGHLNSVVQVPGVDFPVVVRRKVADACRRERGFLTEHAVLRAIERSGLPIAAPKFLALGTSYQSEPFAIHTYEGPQDIGRPPGHPVHGLLPHEADRLVDQLGALTRVNFREVDPAAGEGRFYTWLSEQLVQLVAELPKESQRLARLLGLPDAPRLRQILARHRVSERRPALLHGDLNPWNLVRRSDELALTLIDWEMAVVGDPLYDLVRHIHLTPTRPEIRDRMFERWSKRLDAEFTVDWWRDWRVYRWIEIVRSAYIDLDRLVTGASLDAPNVRRAVDSYGMTLAAAIGSLGLPTRPTANPHLARALA; via the coding sequence GTGGGCGCACCACCTCTTCCCGGCCCCTTCCCCGGGGAACGCCCAGCGTCCGCCGCCGTCCGGGCCTTCGTCGCGCAGGCCGCCCGGCGGGGCCGCGCCACCAGCGGCCACCACAACCGGAACTACGTCCTTCCGCTCACCACGGACATGGCCCGCAGACTCGGCCGGGAGCCCGGTACCCAGGTCACCGTGCGGATGCGGCGTCCCGGGGCGCTGCCGGTCGTGGTCCGGACCTGGCCGGTCGAAGCGGAGATCCTGGCGGCCGTGGGCAAGCAGCTGCCGCATGTGCCGCAATGCCTGGCCAAGGGACCGGACTTCGCCGTCCACAGCTATGTGGAGGGCACCACGCTCGCCCGTGTCTGCGCCGACGGCAAGCCCCTCGACACCCTGCTGGTGAAGGCCCTGGCCGAGGTGTTCGCCGGGATGGCGCAGGTGCGGCGGGAGGCACTGCCCCGGCTGCCCGCGGCCTGGCCGCGCAACGACAAGGACAGCCAGGGGTTCCTGCGGACGCTGGCCCATCTCGCCGACCGGCAGGTCCGGCAGCCCAACTGGCGTGAGTTCGGCGGGCTGTTCGCCGCCCTCGGCATCCCCGAGGACGCCATGGCGCGGCTCGCCGACCGGGTCCCCGCGATGGCCAGACGGCCGTACGCCCTGCTCCACACCGATCTGCACCGCGAGAACCTGATCCTGCCGTTCGAGGCCGAGCCGCCGCTGTTCTGCGTTGACTGGGAGCTGGCCTCCTACGGCGATCCGCTGCACGACCTCGCCACGCATCTGGTGCGCATGCGCTACCCCGAGCACCAGTGGGACGAGGTCATCGGGGCGTGGGCCGAGGCGATGCGGCAGGCCCGGCCCGGTGCCGTCAACGGCCTGCGCCGGGACCTCGACCACTACCTTGACTTCGAACGCGCGCAGTCCGTCTACCCGGACGTCATGCGGGCCGCGGCCTCCCTGCGGGACCGGACCGACGACGAGAGCCTCGCCGAGGCGACGGCACGGGTGTGCCGCGCGCTGGAGGCGGCGGCCCGGCCGCTGGGGCTCGGGAACCTCCCCGGTGAGCCGGAGATCGGACGGATCCTGTTCCGCTGGCGCGAGGCGAGGGACGCGAGCCGCAGGCCACAGGCCCGGATCAGGGACTGGGATCCCGAGCGCCGTGTCCCGGAGCACCCCCGGTTCCCGAGCGCGGCCGTGTTCGAGGCCCTGCACGCGGAGGGCGCCGCCCCCGCCGGGCGGGTCTTCAAGGGCACCGGCCATCTGAACTCTGTGGTCCAGGTGCCCGGAGTGGACTTCCCGGTGGTGGTCCGGCGCAAGGTGGCCGACGCCTGCCGCCGTGAGCGGGGCTTCCTGACCGAGCACGCCGTGCTGCGGGCCATCGAGCGCTCGGGGCTGCCGATCGCGGCCCCGAAGTTCCTGGCGCTGGGCACGAGTTATCAGAGTGAACCTTTCGCCATTCACACCTACGAGGGCCCGCAGGACATCGGGCGGCCGCCCGGCCACCCCGTGCACGGCCTGCTGCCGCACGAGGCCGACCGGCTCGTCGACCAGCTCGGCGCGCTGACCCGGGTCAACTTCCGCGAGGTCGACCCGGCCGCCGGAGAGGGCCGCTTCTACACCTGGCTCAGCGAGCAGCTCGTCCAGCTCGTGGCCGAGCTGCCGAAGGAGTCCCAGCGGCTCGCCCGGCTGCTCGGCCTGCCGGACGCCCCGCGTCTCAGACAGATCCTCGCCCGGCACCGGGTCAGCGAGCGCCGCCCCGCCCTCCTCCACGGCGACCTCAACCCGTGGAACCTGGTGCGCCGCTCCGACGAGCTGGCGCTGACCCTCATCGACTGGGAGATGGCGGTCGTCGGCGATCCGCTCTACGACCTGGTCCGGCACATCCATCTCACCCCGACCCGCCCGGAGATCCGGGACCGGATGTTCGAGCGCTGGTCGAAGCGGCTGGACGCGGAGTTCACGGTCGACTGGTGGCGGGACTGGCGGGTCTACCGCTGGATCGAGATCGTCCGCTCGGCCTACATCGACCTCGACCGCCTGGTCACGGGGGCCAGCCTGGATGCCCCCAACGTCCGGCGCGCGGTGGACTCGTACGGCATGACCCTGGCCGCGGCGATCGGCTCGCTCGGCCTGCCGACCCGCCCGACCGCGAACCCGCACCTGGCCCGTGCCCTGGCCTGA
- a CDS encoding HAD family hydrolase produces MTERTENDPEELRNLISDARVVLWDFDGPVCRLFAGHKAERVATDLVEWLEGRGLHSLLTADERKSLDPQVVLRAVDRRHPGSDLVAELEERLTKEELRAAGSAMPTPYADPLIRTWTAVGSRLAVATNNSPRVVRSYLASRGLTSCFTPHFYGRTQQLNHLKPHPHCLNRALNAMGAAPRAALMIGDTPSDYLAARNAGVPFLGYARNGRKERLLREAGATAVVGSLWPVLRVVRGLS; encoded by the coding sequence GTGACCGAGCGGACCGAGAACGACCCCGAAGAACTCCGGAACCTGATCAGCGACGCCCGCGTGGTGCTCTGGGACTTCGACGGGCCCGTCTGCCGGCTGTTCGCCGGGCACAAGGCGGAGCGGGTGGCGACCGACCTGGTGGAGTGGCTGGAAGGGCGCGGTCTGCACAGTCTGCTCACGGCCGACGAACGCAAGTCCCTCGACCCGCAGGTCGTGCTGCGCGCCGTGGACCGCCGGCACCCGGGCAGCGACCTGGTCGCCGAGCTGGAGGAACGTTTGACCAAGGAGGAGCTGCGGGCCGCCGGCTCCGCCATGCCGACCCCGTACGCCGATCCGCTGATCCGCACCTGGACCGCGGTCGGCTCCCGGCTGGCCGTCGCGACCAACAACTCCCCGCGCGTGGTGCGCAGTTACCTCGCGAGCCGAGGGCTCACGTCCTGCTTCACCCCGCACTTCTACGGCCGCACCCAGCAGTTGAACCACCTCAAGCCCCATCCGCACTGTCTGAACCGCGCCCTGAACGCCATGGGCGCGGCCCCCAGGGCGGCGCTGATGATCGGCGACACCCCCTCCGACTACCTCGCCGCCCGGAACGCCGGGGTTCCGTTCCTGGGCTACGCGCGTAACGGCCGCAAGGAGCGGCTGCTGCGGGAGGCGGGGGCGACGGCGGTCGTCGGCTCGCTGTGGCCGGTGCTTCGAGTGGTTCGGGGCCTGAGCTGA
- a CDS encoding GntR family transcriptional regulator encodes MVVTQENVAVNGSRRLSPQEIADILRERIRAGELKAGDRLPTQAELAEEFNVERGTVRQALRALQEDGLLSNVSKGSPPRIAAPAPTRGEPKPTMVGLAPRLAEAFAARQVKVDVVCHTAETLMLALGEPLRRIHAGSVRPESIDVRILLPSREITLAFPVLVEGDAEDDSVHKRWLEMRNAQARVLRHNLEAIRSTHGVDVRVTFRALPFTPPVKLYLLNGDEALIGYYVVTERAEEYESRTLEMYDVLGTQSLLFSFARQAEERDGAFVEESQKWFDALWETISTELTLS; translated from the coding sequence TTGGTCGTGACACAGGAGAACGTGGCAGTGAACGGCAGCAGAAGGCTCTCCCCCCAGGAGATCGCCGACATCCTGCGGGAGCGGATCCGCGCCGGCGAGCTCAAGGCGGGCGACCGCCTGCCCACGCAGGCGGAACTCGCCGAGGAGTTCAACGTCGAGCGCGGCACCGTCCGGCAGGCCCTGCGCGCGCTCCAGGAGGACGGCCTGCTCAGCAATGTCAGCAAGGGCAGCCCGCCGCGGATCGCCGCCCCCGCCCCCACCCGCGGCGAGCCCAAGCCGACCATGGTCGGACTCGCCCCCCGCCTGGCCGAGGCGTTCGCCGCCCGCCAGGTGAAGGTGGACGTCGTCTGTCACACCGCCGAGACCCTGATGCTGGCCCTCGGCGAGCCGCTGCGCCGGATCCACGCCGGCTCCGTCCGCCCGGAGTCCATCGACGTCCGCATCCTGCTCCCGTCCCGCGAGATCACCCTCGCCTTTCCGGTGCTGGTCGAGGGCGACGCCGAGGACGACTCGGTCCACAAGCGCTGGCTGGAGATGCGCAACGCCCAGGCGCGGGTCCTGCGCCACAACCTCGAAGCGATCCGCAGCACCCACGGCGTCGACGTCCGCGTCACCTTCCGCGCCCTGCCCTTCACGCCCCCGGTGAAGCTGTATCTGCTCAACGGCGACGAGGCGCTGATCGGGTACTACGTGGTCACCGAGCGGGCGGAGGAGTACGAGAGCCGGACCCTGGAGATGTACGACGTACTGGGCACCCAGTCCCTGCTGTTCTCCTTCGCCAGGCAGGCCGAGGAGCGCGACGGAGCCTTCGTGGAGGAATCCCAGAAGTGGTTCGACGCCCTCTGGGAAACGATCTCCACTGAGCTGACACTCTCCTAG
- a CDS encoding winged helix-turn-helix domain-containing protein, translating to MAVDPKHASVNGRKRSPRPQKSHREVADELRARIRSGELQPGQRMPTQARLADEFGVERGAVRQALRILQSEHLLINVSKGSPATVAPDLGRALTGPGARPLPTMVALAPRTASAFAAPHVEIDALCLTAVSLTLALGEPLRQIHAGRLKPAKVDVRVLLPSRHIDLAFPAPVDATAAGRLRRRWLAQRNAQGQVLQHNLLALRATHGIDVQVTFRALPFTPPVKLYLLNGVEALFAYYTVTRREEEIDHEFLELYDAEGTRSMLFAFEQGTGLRDTTFVEQSHLWFNSLWETISSELELTS from the coding sequence TTGGCCGTGGACCCGAAACACGCCTCCGTCAATGGACGGAAGAGGTCACCGCGGCCACAGAAGTCACATCGCGAGGTGGCCGACGAGCTGCGCGCCCGGATCCGCTCCGGCGAGCTCCAGCCCGGCCAGCGCATGCCGACCCAGGCCCGGCTGGCCGACGAGTTCGGCGTGGAACGGGGAGCCGTACGGCAGGCCCTGCGCATCCTGCAGTCCGAGCATCTGCTCATCAACGTGTCCAAGGGCAGCCCCGCCACCGTCGCCCCGGACCTCGGCAGGGCCCTGACCGGCCCCGGAGCCCGGCCGCTGCCCACCATGGTGGCGCTCGCACCCCGTACGGCGTCCGCCTTCGCCGCTCCGCACGTCGAGATCGACGCCCTGTGTCTGACCGCCGTCTCGCTCACCCTCGCCCTCGGCGAACCGCTGCGCCAGATCCACGCCGGACGGCTGAAACCGGCCAAGGTCGACGTCCGGGTCCTGTTGCCGAGCCGTCATATCGATCTCGCCTTCCCGGCCCCCGTGGACGCCACGGCCGCGGGTCGGCTGCGCCGCCGCTGGCTGGCCCAGCGCAATGCCCAGGGCCAGGTGCTCCAGCACAATCTGCTGGCTCTGCGGGCGACGCACGGCATCGATGTGCAGGTCACCTTTCGCGCCCTGCCTTTCACGCCTCCGGTGAAGCTGTACCTGCTCAACGGCGTGGAGGCGCTCTTCGCCTACTACACGGTGACGCGTCGCGAGGAGGAGATCGACCACGAGTTCCTGGAGCTCTACGACGCCGAGGGGACCCGGTCCATGCTGTTCGCCTTCGAGCAGGGCACCGGGCTGCGCGACACCACCTTCGTGGAGCAGTCGCATCTGTGGTTCAACTCGCTGTGGGAAACGATCAGTTCGGAGCTGGAGCTGACGTCATAG